The following coding sequences are from one Salvia hispanica cultivar TCC Black 2014 chromosome 3, UniMelb_Shisp_WGS_1.0, whole genome shotgun sequence window:
- the LOC125210950 gene encoding probable E3 ubiquitin-protein ligase XERICO, with amino-acid sequence MAISSYPTPADAGVLCVILANTVISISILKELVRSILHIVGIRIASWEELSTDTSDPGECRKGLSESYMEEFRSQMPAMRFDSLSMHDNNPGQECSICLSEFEPNAEVNHLTCSHVFHNVCLEKWLNYWNTTCPLCRNCMMPQEVEEEEDTCPM; translated from the coding sequence ATGGCTATTTCGTCGTATCCAACTCCGGCTGATGCTGGAGTCCTGTGTGTGATTCTGGCAAACACGGTGATATCCATATCGATCTTGAAGGAGCTCGTTCGCTCCATACTGCACATTGTTGGCATTAGGATTGCTTCATGGGAGGAGCTCTCTACAGACACATCGGACCCTGGTGAATGTCGTAAAGGTCTCTCAGAATCATACATGGAGGAGTTCAGAAGCCAGATGCCTGCAATGAGGTTCGACTCACTCTCTATGCACGACAACAACCCGGGGCAGGAGTGCTCCATCTGCCTCTCTGAGTTCGAACCAAATGCAGAGGTTAACCACCTCACCTGCAGCCACGTTTTCCACAACGTGTGTTTGGAGAAGTGGCTGAACTACTGGAACACCACGTGCCCCTTGTGTCGTAATTGCATGATGCCTCAGGAAGtcgaggaggaagaagatacTTGTCCCATGTGA
- the LOC125209479 gene encoding uncharacterized protein LOC125209479, whose translation MAATLRFSVFVALVVILSIIAATYNSDDILFPPTSKLTNFPSSNQTALAGIGGCGVDEAIDCGDPEVFQLLMSAAFERLKDVDFYRFGKPVEGENCSCCHMAWRFRRREGGFDEDSRNFRVLRFGDGTLGVVGIGDFHSGGNVKKGMVERVEIGGIVNGDRLIEEPFSRGKYLMYAGGGDRCHDMGYYSWKFVCALGEAEFLNRTLVVDMNVCLSKIYTSSGTDEDKDFRFYFDFERLKVLSSVVDEAEFWLDWNEWSERDGLKVRVVEGSKATPGKLAEWNESLIVRRFGEADDFWWRVCRGESGGVIQQPWYKLMPSRQLWSVASAITSRMAWDYDGVRVERRGKAKTKEAWPNLDNDTSPEAVMAALRGRGVEDGRRVYVALDERNASFFDVLKERYEVQSLDDHRDLWDGDSDWYYDMRKMNNGSALEFDGYMKECVDYGVFKMGKTQIETFNDLTKDCRYGVNRC comes from the coding sequence ATGGCCGCAACCCTCCGTTTCAGTGTCTTCGTAGCTCTGGTGGTGATTCTCAGCATAATCGCCGCCACCTACAATTCCGACGACATCCTTTTCCCTCCTACCTCCAAATTGACAAATTTCCCCTCATCCAATCAGACGGCGCTAGCCGGAATTGGGGGTTGTGGCGTGGATGAGGCGATCGACTGCGGCGATCCCGAGGTTTTCCAATTGCTGATGAGTGCGGCATTTGAGAGGCTGAAGGATGTGGATTTCTATCGGTTTGGGAAGCCGGTGGAAGGGGAAAATTGCAGTTGTTGCCACATGGCGTGGCGGTTTAGGCGCAGGGAGGGCGGATTTGATGAGGATAGTCGGAATTTTAGGGTTTTGAGGTTTGGTGACGGCACATTGGGCGTGGTTGGGATTGGGGATTTTCATTCTGGTGGCAATGTGAAGAAGGGGATGGTGGAGAGGGTTGAAATCGGAGGGATTGTGAATGGTGATCGGCTGATTGAGGAGCCGTTTAGTCGAGGAAAGTATTTGATGTATGCAGGGGGTGGTGATAGGTGCCATGACATGGGATACTATTCGTGGAAGTTCGTGTGTGCGTTAGGCGAGGCGGAGTTCTTGAACCGGACTCTGGTTGTGGATATGAACGTGTGTTTGTCGAAGATCTACACTTCGTCTGGCACGGACGAGGATAAGGATTTCAGGTTCTACTTTGATTTCGAGAGGCTGAAGGTTTTATCTTCGGTGGTTGATGAGGCTGAGTTCTGGCTAGACTGGAATGAGTGGAGCGAGAGAGATGGATTGAAGGTCCGTGTTGTGGAGGGTTCTAAGGCTACACCGGGGAAGCTGGCTGAATGGAATGAGAGTCTGATTGTGAGGAGGTTCGGAGAGGCTGATGATTTCTGGTGGCGAGTGTGTAGAGGGGAGTCGGGTGGTGTGATCCAACAGCCGTGGTATAAGCTTATGCCGTCTAGGCAGCTGTGGAGCGTGGCTTCTGCTATTACATCGAGAATGGCTTGGGATTATGACGGTGTTCGTGTTGAGAGAAGGGGGAAGGCGAAGACGAAGGAGGCGTGGCCTAATCTTGATAATGATACTTCTCCAGAAGCTGTGATGGCAGCTTTGAGAGGAAGGGGTGTGGAAGATGGGAGGAGGGTTTATGTTGCTTTAGACGAGAGGAACGCATCGTTCTTCGATGTGTTGAAGGAGAGGTATGAGGTTCAGTCTCTTGATGATCATAGAGATCTGTGGGATGGTGACAGTGATTGGTACTATGATATGAGAAAGATGAACAATGGCAGCGCCCTCGAGTTTGATGGTTACATGAAGGAATGCGTTGACTATGGCGTGTTCAAGATGGGGAAGACGCAGATTGAGACGTTCAATGATCTGACTAAAGACTGCAGGTATGGTGTGAATAGATGCTAG